TACAGTAAGCACTCACAGTCAGCAATTAAATGCAAAGGTGAAGGATGCTGTGTGACAACAGATGAGCTCAAAGGAGACTATGCTTGCAAACAGTTTAAGAAACATGAAACCAGATTTACAGACCCTGGTGATGCGTGAGCGTAAGtcagaaagagcaaagataGCCAAGTTCAAACCCAAACACAGAGGCCCTGTAAAATCATGGGTCTGTTTCTTCACTCTGCAGCAACTCTTGTCACCACTTACTGCCTTGGTGGAGTGTGCGCAGTGTGGGCGTATAAGACTACTCCAGAAACTTGCTTCTCCACTAACTACAGCAGGTCCGATggtgacagaaaacattttaatgccCACTCACAAACAGCGAACATAAGATGTGGCAGGACCAGTTAAAACCAGCACATTAATGTTTGGATACACCCTTTATTTCCGTAACTCCCATGAACTTATGTTTACCAATCTCCTAAGCAGCTCTCGCCTGCATTCTGTAATATCTTCTCTCCTAAACTCACTGTGAGTTGTTAATCAGGACGACTTCTTCTAGGCAAGGCTTCTGAAAGACACAGTCGCTAGAATAAAAGAAAGGGCGCACTTGTGAAAAATCTCAATTTCCAGTTTTTACAGTGGATTATTGGGAACACtggaaagagaggaagcaaGCCTATTAAAGACCACTTGGATCACCAAATGTAGTCTCACTATCTTagacaaactgaaatacatacCTCATTGTCTTTCTTGAGCTTAGGTGACATAATTCCAAACAAAAACCTATTCAGCCTTGAACAATCACCTTAATGCTTCCCTGAACtctgctgaaaatatttcacctgACTGAAGCAAGGATCTCTATTGCTTTTCACTACCAGATCCCATACTGATTTCTTTTAGCAATTAAAGCAAACTGTTAATACTCCTGCCaattaagaaagaaacaggcatTTGCGATATGCGGTTAATAAATATTCAATGTCAAACTGAAAATGGGAACAGCTATACTTTTGCTCCTAGAAACAGCTAGTATTCCTTCACAAAAGACATGCTAGGGACCAGTACTGCTTGTCAATGTGACAAAGatttgtacaaaaataaatgaatgaaagatTCTGGCTCCCTGTACCAAATGGCAGAAAACATGATGCTGCTTCCCCTAGCTGCAAAGGACTTGCTACATACAGATCTGAGTACAACTGAAAATGGCTTTGTGCCTGACTGAAACTACAGcatatcttttttcctccacaaaaatAAGTCAGGCACATTCTTACGAATTCTAAGCAACCAGGCTCTCACTCCCTCACATGCACCTGTATTGAAACAAGAtctgaaatacaataataatgcTACATACAAAGTATGCAAATTCTTATTAAGATAACAGTACTTTTAATGTATTCTAATGAAATATTACACTATTTTCCGTTATAATACTGTAGAGTAATTCTTCTGTAACACTAGCGATAGAGCAGTGTCTTCTGTAATTAGTACCTTCTTTGCTCAAACCTTCAGAAATAATTAGAAAACCAAGCAAGATTTTTGGATTTAGAATACCACTAATCACAAACACCTCATCATATTGAGAGCAAAAAAGAATCAGATGCAAATTTTCTCTACTGCCTATCTGTCCAgattggctttaaaaaaaaaaagagagagagagaagctaAGGACATGTTGCAAGTGTCCTCTTTTCATTCGCTTTTGCACACTTCtcttcagtgacattttttttctttcccctggtTTAATGAGCTGGTAAACAATCAGCCAAGCACCATAGCCACCATAATGAGAAGCAGGATTGCAGAGCCAGGAGAGGGGTAGGGAAGTGGGCGGGAAGAACGTGAAGAGTAGAGTCAAGTCTATCAGTGACAGCAAGCTGTGTCCACCTTGCCTAACTCCACAACTTTGGGCCAAATCTAGCTGCTTAACAACAGCACAGAATTGATCGCTCAGGAGACGGAAGGAGAGATGGCGTTGCTGCTCCAGAGATTATATGACCTTCTTATCTCAGTACAGTTAGTTCAGTTTCAGgtgccagaaagaaaaaggtacaaAGGACAGATAAGGTAGAGTGAGAGCATAagcatgtctgtgtgtgtgagtaTCAGTCATTTCACAAGTATGAAGGGGTGAAAAGTGAAGCCCAGCTGGTAAGAAGTAATAGCTTGAATAGAATATTCCACCAGGAAGAGTCACTGACTTCAGGCCAAAACTGTGACTTCGTATCTACTTATTCCATATTAGTAAGTGTTAtatagtatttaattttcatagcACATTTAAAAATCGCTTGGGAAATCCATCTCTTGTATTCCAGCCCTACTGCTGACCCAGTGTAACGGCAGCGCGAAATCTTCTCTACAGCTAACAAAACTAAACTTAACACTTTCATGAACAACAGAACATGGttaacttttccatttcagtcttGGGTGTCACTGTTCAAAAAAGATGTTGTTATTCATTACAATgacaaacaaaatgtaaatacttACATATTTCCTGCATACTCTTTTGAAGGCTTTGAAGAAACTGTAACATTTTTCTCaaagtagaaaaaggaaaaataaaaacttagcAGTTGATAAAAAGTTGTcaattgatttttaaaggaaaacacttttaaacACTTTTTGCAACAAAAcgtatttaataaaaataacttcatgaACAATATTAACTaatattttcttactgaaaCTTTTATCACTCTCCATCCTGAAGTATCTTGACTGTAGGATaaaattttttctgaaacttcatCCACAATTTTCTTATAGTCCATTTATCTGTAaagatttaaaagcaatttactGGTACAGGATAAAAGCACTCCTTAAAGAGCAAAAAACATGGGGCTCACTCCTGTATTCTTTCCACAGGCTTTAGTATACATTAACTGAGTATTTCTATCAAATGAACTTATTCTTCATCATATCcaatttcacaaaaaaagacagtcattatttaaacaaaattctcTAACTGACTTCCAGTCTGGGCTACTGAGAAGTAGCCGTTGGTGTGGATCTTGAGAATGAAATACAGCATCTAGCGAGAACCACCATTCACTCCATGTTAAATCCATCATTACTCCACATTAAAACCTCCCCTCCTTATACAGTTTATCACCCGAGATTCTGATTCTGCCATGATTTGCTGAAGTCATTGGACTAGTAGCCAACTTGTATAGTTAAAACACATGAGGCTCAAACAAttgaagagagatttttcttaCATCACAGCTTTATGCAACAATCATTATAGGCTGAGCTATTGTGCAAACTCTTTGGCAAGTGAGAGGCCTGGCTCTAGCAACAgtgcagcagcaaggctgcagaAGCCACCCTTACCAAGACATCCTCCACCCAGCCCTTTCCAGTCCAACCCAGCCCTCCCCAATGCTGGCATCTCCTGTATGCTGGAGCTCCCTACCTCCCCACCCTTTTTTCCCGCCCAATGCGTGCAGTATCTCTCTTGTAGCTCCTTCTCATAAGAAGATCAACTGCGGTTCTCAGGCCAGTAGCATTGAACACTTCTGGACTAGTCTCTCACACAAAGTTAACGTCATACTTAAACCTTTACGGGGCTGTCTCGCGTAACAGGTTGCACAGACTTTTCCAGAGCTACTTCAATGGCATCCTGTGGAATGTAGCCAGGTGCTCAGTTTGCGCCCCTGAAGGAGTGGTGCCCGCTGAGGGCTATTTATCAAACACATATATAAACTATACATGTTTCTTTTCCGGGTTAAGTAAACGGATGAGCACACGTCCTCAGCCGGCCACGAATTCGCGGCCCCCCCGGAGAGGTGGTGGGCTGGCCGGGCCCACCAGCACACGCAGCCCCCGCACCCCGCTCGGGGAACGCTGACAGGCGAAGCCGACCACCGAAAACGCGGCGGAGCCCAAGGCCTGGCCGGTGGGACCCTCACCCCCGCGGAGGCGGCCCTCAGGCGCGGCGCCCACCCCGACGAGGGGCGGCGGACAACCCACCCGGCAGCCCCCCCTCCACGCCGCTCTCTCACGGAGGCGGCACCCCGGGCGAAGCGGCGGGCAGGCTGCCCCATCAGCAGGGGctcagggcaggagggagaggaggcgACAACGGCGACCCGCACTCACCTCAGCGGCGTGACACGGAGCGGAGAGACCTTCGCCCAGCCCCGCCCCACCTTCCCGCCGCGCCGGCGCGGGGCATGCCGGGAGCTGTAGTCACGGCTAGGGTTGCGCCGGGCACCCGGCTTCGACTACAACTCCCGCAGGGCCGCGCGGCCATCCCTGCGCCTGCGCGCCGCCATTTTGCAAAGAGGTGCGGTCCCTTCAAAAGCGCTGCGCGGCAAACCCCGGAGGAGCGGCTCTTGTGGGGTGGGGACGCCCGGGGCtcccgggcagggctggggagcgggTCGGGACTACGGCGGCGCTGCCGAGGGGCTGTGCTGCTTTGGGCGCTTCTTTTTTCCCGCGCTAGCTGCTTCATGTGAGGGAAAGGGGGCCGGGGGTGCCCGCCACGGCCGGGTCTTCCTCACCGGCCCGTGCGGGCCCGCCCTGCCTCTCCTGGGGGTGTTGTGTGAGGATGGGACCCCGGGAGGTCTCCGTGCCGGTCGCGCAGCCCTCGGGCCGGTGTCTAGCCCGGCTTTCCGGGGAAAACCACTTCGGCCTTGGAAGGGCTGGCCCCCCCTGTGCCTTTTTCATATAAATCCTTACGCTGCTATTGCATGATGATCCTTGTACGCATGCGATATTGGATATAACAAAGTAATCAATCTTTGTTCCTTATTACAGCACCTGTTTCCTTAACACcttaacagatttttcaaatggTATTTTACCTACAGGGATGAACTGAACTGTTAGGTTTCTTTCGGTGACCTTGACCGTCCTGATTACAGCATTTGGAACCAGCCTGCACTTCCAACTCGTCAGTTTACAGTTTGTGGGGTTACAAAGGCAGCTTGGATTGGGCTGACTAAATTGCATAGATAGGACAATTCTAAGTGCTCCCATGTGGCTTGTAAAATTCTTTTGCTGTGTGTACCCGTTCTGGTTATATAGAAATATCTGCAAGGGTAACGGCTTCCCACTCTTGTTACATTGAGTTGTTTAGTTTTTCATACTAAGctgcttttacttctgtttttgtCCATGAGTGCTACTCTTTTGTGCTGGTTCTGAAATCTAAGGTTATGATACTTCTGTGTGTCTTGCTGAATTGTATGTTTGGTGACAAGTGTCAGCAACTCTTATGTGAAATCCTGTTCTTGCAAAAGCAGGATACTGAGGTTCCTCTGGAACTAGCGAGGAGCTGGATTTTCTTGCTCTTGTTATACTTTTTTCCACTACTAAAGTTTCAATATACGAGAAGTTTTCCCTGTTATCTTTTTTCTAGAccctttattttctgcctttgacTTTTCTAGGGGTGGCACATATGTATGACAAACTTATTTGAAGAGCGGCAAGTTGACTACCTACATAGtaatttttaggaaaataataagaattacagaacaaagtaaaaaatcCTAGATATGTTACAGTTTATGAGAAGACATATCAGTGCAGATCGtcacttgcatttttgtttctttttccatttagatTGATTAAAAAGATGAGTGAAGATTCTAACAGAAACTTGGATAAAAACCATGACAAGCTCAATAAAAGAAGGCAGTGTCTGCTCTCCTGATTCAACAGTATCTTCTCTTTTAACAAGCTGTAGCATTGACAGCAATAATCCATACTCAAACAGCTTGATTCTCTATAAGGACAAGCTTTACAGCTCTGCATCTGAGGCTTTGGAGGCTTATATTGAAGATTTTGATTTAAGTCTCACATCTTCAGAAATAAGCACTGGAAAAATCTGCATATGTCAAAGCACTCCCAAACAAGTTAAGTTTTCAAAGCATcatgccaaagaaaaacatggtATGTCTCTGCAAATATGTTGTTTAATAAGTTTTGGTGTTTGCTgttctgttcattttgttttgtcttcacTGCCAATGGTATTGCAACTCCTTGTCTCACACCAGGTGTGTTTTGTTGAAGGAATATTCCCTGCGCAACTGCTTGCAAGTCTTCATGGTACAGCAAATGATGCTTGGTCATGGCTAGCAATATTTGTCATTCTCTGTAATGCTTTTTTGTAAATGCTTGGCAGATTGGTGAGAATTCATGACCATGCTCATAGATGCAATAATAAATTCCAGAGTATGGAatagaaattgtattttctatATGTGAATATATGCTAAAGACAGTGTAAATCATTGCTTAAACCtgagtctgaaaaaaatcttagttttctttccagagTAAGTAACATCAGAATCTAATTAATTGAAGGAGTTCCCTTAAATGCTGCTttgtcttaaaacaaaatttcccTCTTATCCATTGATTTTTATGGAATGTAGTTTTGGGCCTGAAGTCTAACCCAACTGGGTAACGTATATGGGTTTGAATTGGCTTTTGTAATTATTAGTTAgcttgaataaataaatacttaattgATTATATGAACTTTTATGAGAAGATCTAGAGTAGATAACTGTGCTTGAGCTAATTTATATTGCAAATGCTTTGTCCATTACATCTAAAATAACAAAGTCCTAAGTACAGGCAAACTTCATACCAGAAAAAGGATGCTTTCCTGGGTTGCATTGGCATGGACAGTTATGGTAGcatattacattattttggggcatttttttaattcatggtAGCCTATAACCTTCCTCTAGCTTCacacctttcctttctttctcttatcaAGACAGCTGTTTTTTAGCTGTGTTTAgcttttggtttatatttttctaatacaaACCACCTTCTACTTATGTTTAACTGAtttcccaaacaaaaataagcGTTCTGGTTATCACTAACAATGTGAAAGTGTTCTATGAAGGATGTCATCTCCTCACATTTTACTCTGAAATTtctctgttgctgttctttGCAGAAGTCTCATTAGCGCTGTTCACATGTTAGCTAGTCTGCATGTATGTTTTGTGTGTTACAATAGTCTGTAATAGACAGATTTCACTTACTGAAAGATTTAAGTAATATCAGATTTCACTGATATTACAgtgaaagtgaggaaaaaaaacttccagGTACTAGCTCAGGAAAACCTATTTTTGTGAATCAAATTGCTTCAtagtttcagtaaaaaaaaggatttaatgCTATAATTCTTCCCTGAAAAACTGTCAAGTCAATTCTTACGCAGCATGGAAGTTTCTGTAGAATCACAAAATGGGTCTATAGGCCCGTTATCTGGCTACTTGCCTTGCAAGCTATTGCTTTTAGCCATCTTTTTCTCTAGTAAATGTGCTCAGTTTCAATATGGGGAAAGTCACCCCTAACATTACTGTGTGGAGGAAGTGTCAGTACTAGGACTGAAATACTAAGGACGTATCTGCAAAATACACAGTTCTGAATGTGAAACTAAAAGTGGACTGTAAAACAttgatttcttgtttttcttaaataaaaaattaaagaaaatactcaaAGCTGTAAATGTTGTGTACTGTGAAAGGAGGGGGAACTTTTGACTGGTAAGGTTTTTATCAAGATTCTGATTAGAAATTGAACCACTCTTGCAAGAACTGTAATTCAGTTACCCCCGGTAAAGAatgtatttcagctttaaaCTATTACTTCATGTTAGATCTTACAAATGTCTCCTTTTGGTATGCTTGTGTCCAGCCATGACAGCTTGACGTTTAGCAGTTCAtgtaaaatatctttgtttttcagcattgGATGATTTTAATCAGCGCGTAGAATTGGGTTCTCTTGCTTCACCCTCTAGAAGGCAGAGTGAGTGTGACCCAGACTTGATTAGTCTTGCGACGGATGATCTGTTAGCATTTCCAGCAGATGGATCACTGCCCTTTGTCCAGCATACTCCTTTTAAATCAAGGCATCAAAGTAGTGAGTGGAACAGACGGTCCCTTAAAACATCTTTCTACCCTTACCAAACCTCATCACTTGATACTGAAAGCGGTTTCAGTCTCCAGGAGAATGGCAAAGCTGTTGCTCACCAGAATCCACACAAAgacttcagcaaaaagaaacgCAGTGTGTGTACACCTGATAGGTACAATTCTGTCTCCTCTAAAGGAAGTTCAAGACCCTTGTCTTTTGAAGAGAACTCTAacacttttccttttaagaatTATCCAAGGTGGCTTACCAGTCAGAAGTCTGACTTAAGTGTATCAGGGATAAGTAGTATTCCCAATTTTCACTACCCAGTCTGGCTTAAGAGTTACAACCTTTTTTCTGATTCAACTAAAGAAAGTGATGGTCAAAATTTTAATATACAAGGCAAAGCTTCCTCTTCACAAGCTTTTGAGATCCTGAAAAAAAGACACTCTGTAGATAAAGACAGTTCTAATTTTTTTGAACAAAAGGGTTGCCTGGATCTGAGAGATGATAACAAAGTAGAAGAAAGTTGCAGCTATGACAGTCCAGAGGCATGCTTCCCATTTGAGAACTCATTTTCGAGACACACTAAAAAGCTGTTCAGAGGTAACTATATTtcatataatttgttttttttaattttgagggTATGTGTATAAAgacatgtatattttttttaaaccaatgcTCCCCAACTATGTTAGCCTGACTGCACTGTACAGTAGATTTATTCACTTCCATCTTTGACAAATGACTCAAAGCACTTATTAGTAGTTGACCAAGTTAAAGTTTTCATATATAAATCAATATTTAAGCATTCCTTTTACAGCAAAGTATTTATTACAGTGGCATATTTAGTACCTTACTGCAAGATAATGACAGTAActccataaatattttaatagaatttcaagcattaaattaaattacatgaaGTGTAACCTTGGGGGAGAGAGATTCCTAGACATAGTGTAAATGAACCTGTCAAAttggtaaaaaaataatttattgtgcagtctttttctctgctttacaCAGTCAGCAGGAGATATTTGTAACCCATGTATTTAGGTTATCCAGTGCCTTCAGTTCATGTAAAAACTTTCCTTGGGAATCTCTCATGTAGCTACTCTTTGCAGCAGCCCATCGCTCTTCAGAAGCAGGGAGGTCCTCCCATGGTGAAGCACCATCTTTGTACTATGAAATATCAGCACAATTTGCTTTGCTATGAGAGACTAACATTTCGAAGTGTTAATCACCTTCACTTCTGTCTAagtttattcatttaaaaagaaaaatattttttctttgttatgcaAAGCATAAATACTGATCTCTCCCTTTTTCCAAGAGGTTATATGtaaaaactacattaaaatgttgtttatgTTGTGAATTCAAAGCAACAAAATCCTGGATATACAAATGCCTGCAAATACCTTTCTAATGTGTATGCATGATGAACTTTAAATACAGGGTTATCTTTTTTCACACAGAATGTTTTACCAATCATGAACAGGctaggtataaaaaaaaaaaaaaaatgagaatgtgTCTGTCACTTTGAGTGCTTGTCTcaacctatttttaaatgtgagtCCTGTATGTGATTGTATATGTGACTTGCATATATATGTTGCATGATTTCTCTCCCAGGTGTCTGTAAAAGCAGCTATTAGAGAAACCTGTccaaaataataagaaaactAACGTAAGAACTTACACTATTAATAAGTAATATTTAACATCATATTGTGAATTAATAATCATTATATTGTCTATAGCATGaaaccacattaaaaacattaaataatctTGAATGCTGCATGTAATACTTCTTTCACATAagttaggaaaagaaatgcttgacTACTTTAAATACTCTACTGGCTAGAACCTTGCAGATCCCATTTGGTACTGATGATTTACATGCCATACTGTCATACCAAGATAACCAATGGAGTTGTATTGGGGCTATACtctctgtaaaatatttccagtgctAATTCAGCTGTAGTAATTTTGAGTATTACATAACAATAAAAGTAATGTGGAAATAATGCCCTTGAAGAGGGTTGGACACATTGTGTCCTTGTTTTTTAGAAGACCAGCTTGAGCTACTTACCTTGAAGGCTGACAGAGGTCTGGAGAGTTCAATTAAAGATATGTCAAATACTCTGGAAAACGATGGCAGTCCTTCTACAACAGATATACTAGGAGCAGAAAGATCATGGGAAAATGCTCCAGGTGCTTTGTAAGTAAACATGTGTTTTGGACTAATTTGTTCATGAAAATGCATAAtgtatttaattgcttttgtatATAGATCATAAGTAATGGTGCTGTGGCATGTACATAAAGAAAGGATTTACTATTAGATTTCTTGCTAGTGCTAAATGTTTGATGTTTGAAGGTCAGGACATTGGTGCGCTGCTCTCCCTTCTTAATTGACTTGCAAAGAGTGCTGTCAATATTACTTATTGTTGCCTTTTAATAATATCTCTGTATATCAATGATAGATAAGTatttatttcaagagaaaaattatttaatggaACTTAAATTGACAGATTTACTAGTCTGAGTAATAGTTTATGAAAAACAAGTTAATATTGGGAAGTccgttttttaaaaaaagcagtgtgGCCTTGGGAGCAGTCTTGGGAGTGAAATTTCAGTTGTTGAGGAACTGAAAGGTTATTTCACAGGATCAAAGAATGCTAAAAATCAATACTAGAATTTCTTCCAGCTTCCTACAGTTTTTAAGAAGTTAGGTGTATGTGGTTCTGGTGTTGTCTGTCTGTTGGTTTCCCTCTACCTCAGAAAATTTTGAACTATTGGTTAGTTTTAGCAATATTTAACAGGTAAGTAAAAGTCTCAAACTGCAGCATTCCTGCACGTGATAATAGAAGCAG
The nucleotide sequence above comes from Gymnogyps californianus isolate 813 chromosome Z, ASM1813914v2, whole genome shotgun sequence. Encoded proteins:
- the CZH18orf54 gene encoding lung adenoma susceptibility protein 2; the encoded protein is MTSSIKEGSVCSPDSTVSSLLTSCSIDSNNPYSNSLILYKDKLYSSASEALEAYIEDFDLSLTSSEISTGKICICQSTPKQVKFSKHHAKEKHALDDFNQRVELGSLASPSRRQSECDPDLISLATDDLLAFPADGSLPFVQHTPFKSRHQSSEWNRRSLKTSFYPYQTSSLDTESGFSLQENGKAVAHQNPHKDFSKKKRSVCTPDRYNSVSSKGSSRPLSFEENSNTFPFKNYPRWLTSQKSDLSVSGISSIPNFHYPVWLKSYNLFSDSTKESDGQNFNIQGKASSSQAFEILKKRHSVDKDSSNFFEQKGCLDLRDDNKVEESCSYDSPEACFPFENSFSRHTKKLFREDQLELLTLKADRGLESSIKDMSNTLENDGSPSTTDILGAERSWENAPGAFKPPVPVCCEDMENALPFPKADIIHKFLEDCLNDKNKENTVSGGHHHRPLEALKLMLFKLQAIQGSLSQNETAEQKEEFEKLSEKAEAELKLCDSEVIPLTNSIQKALHHLSRLKRLVEDNSNQQEQTDDHEEDKQEKKNNL